Genomic segment of Anaerolineales bacterium:
GCGGGGGGCTTCGATCCTTGGGAGAGCGGCGTGTTTGAACGGTTCATCGGCCCGCGTTGGCGCAAGAAGAAAGTTAAATAATCCGGAACCGAATTCATTCCGGACGGGGCTTTTTTCTACCGGAAGGATCCTTGGGAAAAGTAAAAAGTATGAAAATATCGCTGCCGAAAGGAAAATGCATGGGCGGGTGGGAAGTACTTCCGCCTTCCCATCTGTTGGGCGGTGAAGGGATATGGATAGTTTATTATGAAAGATTATGAGCCAAGAATGAGTTTCGGTAATGATGCGGCAAAAACGTACCGAGATGGACAACGCGGTGATGAGGAAAAGGCTGTAGAATTCCTGGCTCAATTGGCCGGCAAAGGACCAATTTTAGAATTAGCAATTGGCGACGGTAGAATTGCCCTTCCCCTGGCGGAATATGGCAATCGCGTTGACGGTATTGATATTTCACCGGCCTTGGTGGAACAACT
This window contains:
- a CDS encoding class I SAM-dependent methyltransferase — translated: MKDYEPRMSFGNDAAKTYRDGQRGDEEKAVEFLAQLAGKGPILELAIGDGRIALPLAEYGNRVDGIDISPALVEQLRSNPGGQKLQVVIGDIVDVPICGMYQLIV